AGATGGTTCTGAGCTCACGGGGCTGACCAGTACCTGCTTCTGGGCTGCTTTACTGGAAGAACTGGATTCTGCCTGTAAAATCAAGCACAGAGATTACTTATCTTTGCTGCTGCAGAAATAATAATGGCAAGTGAAATGTCCAGtggtgcttttatttaactggaGCTCATCTAACCTGTCTAATCAAAAGACAGGTGTtcacatcattatatatatacacacacaccgtggaaactatgttgtgtttctgaaagagGAATCCACCCTCTAATCACACATCTAATCAAATGGTTCCTACAAAATAGCCGTCTCGTCTACGCCtccttgtcgtttctttgtttggtcctcctcctcccctgcctccaccttgcagggTGCCTTGTCCAGGGGGAAGGTGGtccagagtgccacttgtcctgcccgctggcattaGCTGGCAtcaatcaatatacagtacatcatagcTCGGCCCGCATATAGGggcggctatcgagctccaacggacaaggccatgggccaaattacgTTTCACTATGGGCATGCTCATTagtcaaatgcaataaaaaaaaaagtttatttatgtctcctttctgaatgtacaaagATCACAGAGGCACTGAGCTATCACCATAGGTAATCGGCTcttcaaaaaaaacacagacatacGCACAAAAAAGAGCCCAGTAACTGGTGTACCTTAAAGCTGATCTGTCTTGCAAGCTCTTTGGCCTCCCTGTCATTGTCGCTTGGGTTGCTGTTGCAGGTCAGAGGCAGCAGAGCAGACCGCATGCTGCCCCCACACGCCTCACAGCAGAAGTCTTGGGACCTTGATGACACACGAAATCACAGGATAAATTTAACAAGAGGGACAAATCAGTCTTGCTTTTCATTGACATTTCTTTCAGAAAACCTGAAATAACGCATCAGTACTGACTGTTAGCAAGCTAATGATTAGTGCTTATCCCTGGATTATTGGGGTGTTTATTGTGTGCCCAACTCGCATATAAGAAGCAGAGCACAGCCTGTGAAAGCAGAAGTTCTGGTGCGCGAGTAAAACCCCCACAAAAAATAACCTCTTCTTCATCTAGCTGTGTCTGGGCGTGTAAAGGGTTACCGCTTCATAGAACAAAAATCGTACTTTTTGGCGAGGGATTTCCGTTCTTCGGGAGTGTAATCAAGAGACCCTATTGCACCCTCTCCTTTTGTTGGCATGAATCCGATTATAGCTATTAGTGCAGTTCTtactgaaagagaaaaaaatatatagatataattcaACATTAGATTAAATGAAATCATAATTCATATGAAAGCACATCACATGCTGTCAAGCCAAACATCCACGTTACATAAGATGGAGTAATGCTCTGCTATTGCTCTGCTTAAGCTTGGATTTACCTCTTAGAGGACACTCCCTTTGAGCTTCCCCTCAAAAAACCCTCTGCAACGAATGACATGGACAGACTGCTACACAACGAATGACATGGACACACTGCTACACAACGAATGACATGGACAGACTGCTACACAATGAATGACATGGACAGACTGCTACACAATGAATGACATGGACAGACTGCTTGACAGAAGGCCGTGTCCTAACGTCAAGCAAAATGCATCTGGGAAATGAAATaaatttgcaggttttttttttttttgtttgttttttgtatttacattgaagctgtatttttcagaagAGAATGGATAGAAAACCCTGAGAAAAGGCAACACAACAACTCATCTACTCCACCCCCAAAAACAGTTAATAGATGTGTTTCAAAAGTGTTTCATGTAACacagaacagaaacaggacatCAGAATTAGCTTAAATTTTCTGTATTATAAAGGCCACGGTCTGATTTGATTTTACTGGAAAATATACCGTTTTGGGTAATTTAAAAGGAATTTCATTGACATTATATAATGATGCTACAAACCCAACTGAAACACTTTCATATCCTGCCTGAACTGCATCAACCTCCAAAAGGTTATTCCCCTGTGATGTGAACCCCAGCCGTGGCTACCCCTGTATGGTATTAATCACATCTACAGTCTACTCAGGGTTACCACTGATGTGAACCCCAGCCGTGGCTACCCCTGTATGGTATTAATCACATCTACAGTCTACTCAGGGTTACCACTGATGTGAACCCCAGCTGTGGCGACTTGTGTTCTTAATGTTCAGAACAGCAGTTTCTGCACAGAAGGTTGGCACCATAGACTTCAAACAAATATCTATctttaggcaggtatgaaaagGCATGACAAGCTGAGTTCCTTGTGCAATGTGGGAAGCCACTATTGTCTAAAACGGctgtgaaattatattttaattgcctTATGACTCCAAACACTATATAATTATGAACAAACATAACAACTCAATCAGTAACAGGAAATTAGATAAGTCcaggtaaatatatattttttttaaataatctctaGGTATTTTGTTTAGAGGCATGACACAAGCAAttcattttctatatttaaggCAGAAACAGACGAATTACATAATCATGCATAAACTGCCCTTCAAAAATGCTGTGACCAAAATGTTGTCAAGTTTCTGATATTCAAAACAGTAAGCTCCTGCAGTGCACCTGTCCTTCTACTGTATATAACTCCTTCACTGAGGACTGCACTTTCAATGGATCACACTTTGACTGGTCTCAGTTTGTTCTGCACGCCTCTCTGTACTTGCTTTTcacttactgttttatttattgacagaTTCCATTTGACAAACCATGAGATTTTCAACTGTGCCTCTGGGCAGACTGAAAAAGTGTCTCTGAAGTGTAATATAAAGAGACTACATACTGCTCCAGGAGGGCTGCCAGGTCTCAGGGTGATGTCCAGAGATGCTTAAACAGATCTTCTTACCAACTTCAAATCTCCCATTTGGCTGAAATGGAATTGAACATTAGCcatcagaattattattattattagatatatttttttgaacagcATCATTCAGCACAAAACTTCTAACATGCGCGACAAGTAATGCTGTTGAATACCCATTTTCCAAcattactgaatcattttctgattaaataaatccattactAGCAATTGGGAAAGTCTaaaaatgataatgatgatgttcAACGCTTTTCAGGGCTGACTGAGAAcataaaaaaactttttcaaataaaaggaagccattcagcccatcattGCTCGTCCGGTGCCTCAGTAGCAGCTGGTTAATCTCAAAGCTTTGGCAAGATGGTTCTTAAGGGTGGGAGGTGGACAGCTACAGAGGCTACTGTACACAATGCTTCTCCTATGGGCTTCAATACGTTATAAATTATGCTTCTACGTTAAAAAGGCATTCAAAATATaccagggattgaaataagactcccactgcatagtggtttgagccattcctggttttacaatgagcttaataagacacacatgagcttgttatctatacactgagGTTAATTAAGCTTGCATTAAagcctggaatgagtgaaactgctatgcaataggtgtcttatttccatccatgtacACATATCAGTTAGGATGCATGTAACAACACTCTTACTGTGAGCAGTATAATGCTGGGAGGTTTCATCGGATAGTCAGGAGGAAGCACAACTCTGCCATGATAGACACCGCCGTCAAAATCAGAATCAGGAGGGCCACGGACGGTGAAGTGCCACTCAAAGAGGTTATCCtgagacaaaaaacagaaaatcaaaacacacagcacacttTTGGAGATGGGCAAGTACCCTGGCATtcgaaataaaacaaatccatgCATTCTTCGACATAAGGAACTATTCATTTCGCAAACACATGTGCACTACATCACTTAAAACCGATGCTTGACATCACTTAAAACCGAAGCTCAGACAGTTCCCCTACACCTGTTCATACCTCCAAGGGTTGTGCGTGATAGTGTTCTGTTGGATCCCTGAGCTCAGCTGCCTCCTTCATCAACCGCTTCACAGCTACGGAAACACAAAGACAAAACACGACACTCAATTGCAGGTGAGCAAATGATTTGAGCAGGACAAACTTGACcgtctgtgtggcagagcaaagctctgccctaaattggcagggatggggttaacttcccctacctgcctgggtttattatgttcaggtggctggggttgattagttgattaggttgattaacgatcaatcagcgcccagccacctgatataaaaggaggcctctgcttctcatttgggaagagggagctgaggaagcaggttggtttttttttggttgtttggaaagtttgagtccagtgaaggcattgcccagcctggaaattgttatttttgtaaattttgctttttgtctttctttgtgtttaaattgttttgttttggcccttgtgccctttcatttttgtgtttatttataataaaatagttattttcttgaactgcagtctgtctctgggcctctttccactcgccagcctgccacaggctgcCATTACCTTCTGGTACTACTGTGGGTTAACTGCCACAGCAATGCCAGGTATGTACTGTATCACATAAACCGTGGATATTAGGTACAATTTCAACAGCAAATAGAACAAAGTAGGAAAACTTACAGCCAGAAGATTTTTACACACTGGTCATTAAGAACCGAAGCACAGGTTAATTCAAAATAGAAATGTATGAGTCACTATTTGCCAATCACCAATAGGTATGAGCCAGCTTTGAATGAGCAAAGATGGCATAGAACTCACTACAGACTACCAGAGTTCAATTAATCATGCTCATACAAAATTATATAAGATCGTTATGAGGGATCTCAGTGAGTATTAAGACATGTGACATGGTCTACCAGCAAAAACAGCTGTGCATTTTAACCCTTGACTTATAAGCCAGGCCACATGCCAAATGATAATTCAAGCAAAGTGTCCAACGTTGGTTACACAAGGCCTGGGTGTGCAACCACTAAGAATGCATGTACAACAGAAATTGTTGCAACACTttatgacaatgtttttttttattctgaactATTTTGCTTGTACCAACTACAATATAATGGTCAGATAAACACTTTTCACTGCAGACTAACATTGTGAATATTATTGGGAACTTTTTTCTATATCTAGATCAGGGCattgatcttgttttttttcacctCACTGGGCCAGACGACCTTGCCCTGGTGGTAGATCAATACCGCTGTGGGCAAACGGctccctctcactcactttctgtGCTATAAACTAGTTTGTTCCAAGGAAATCATGATAAGGTGTCCCACGTGCTGGACTGATCAAGGCTAGATCTACATCACTCTGCATCAGAGCTTATAGTGAGGAACACAACAAGTATATGCTTTTACTAGAGTTGGAACTAGCTCAACCCAAACAACTACTTGTCTGATTTCCAGCTGAAGGTTGTATACATTACTGCCTGCATAGCCTGTGTCTTTTAGGAACACACACTGTAACTGTCAGCAACATGACTCAggaagtacatttaaaatacaacaacttcaTTTTTCTGACAAGAATTTGTAGCCCCTTGCAGCACAAAGTCCCCCCCCTTTTTTAACAATCTGTAAACATATTATAATCCTATTCAGACATATTCAAACTACTTCTATCAACATGCagcatacaaatataataaaccCTGCTGTACCACAGGCAATATGGGCAGCCAGGACACACTGATTCACTGGAACTCAACGCAAGGGTGTTTGAACTGTTCTGCAGGTATTCATTAAGGGATACAGACTCCCTTGCCCTGAATCGACTTGCAGGGATATACAGCTCTTACTACAGAATACATGTAAGGGTGCTACTTG
The Polyodon spathula isolate WHYD16114869_AA chromosome 5, ASM1765450v1, whole genome shotgun sequence DNA segment above includes these coding regions:
- the LOC121315448 gene encoding ubiquitin-conjugating enzyme E2 J1-like, with product MERKYNLKSPAVKRLMKEAAELRDPTEHYHAQPLEDNLFEWHFTVRGPPDSDFDGGVYHGRVVLPPDYPMKPPSIILLTPNGRFEVGKKICLSISGHHPETWQPSWSIRTALIAIIGFMPTKGEGAIGSLDYTPEERKSLAKKSQDFCCEACGGSMRSALLPLTCNSNPSDNDREAKELARQISFKAESSSSSKAAQKQVLVSPVSSEPSVEQASASGTQTEAPESPEAADSKTSPQSSPREEAPQPGPLNRPLSPRQRRAQQQSQQPRRPASPTYPQLQRQPEGSSHVGLAVLIVVLTLALAALIFRRIYLASEYKFDYEL